aaaatgactaaaattaaaaaaaatattaaagttaaatattaatagctatagaaaaatattaataaatagcataggagtatattaataatactgaaataacactggtgccatttaaatttaaaacagaaatacaaaaaaataaataaatctaatttgaataaaaatattttaaacaaaacaaagactaATATATATGACACAAGAGcataaactaaaattagaaatgcaaattaaaatcatGAGAGTAAAGGCTTATTCAAAGTTTTCCTTAATAGtagataaataatactaaaataacattggagggatctaaataaaattaaagttaaatagtaatatttaaaaaaaaaagctaataaaaaatgtaacaaaatcattaaaaatttaactaaaattaaattgaaaactgaaaatatatataaaaacttaaatattaataaatattataattgtaaataaataacactggtgcaatctaaatgtaaaacagaaataaaataaaattaaaggtaaATAGGAGTattaaaaactaatgaaaatgactaaaattaaaaagaaaactgaaaatacaaaatacacaaatataaataatataaacacaaagaaaatataaaaatgaaagttaaatattaataggtatattaaaatagtaataaattgcATAAGAGTatgttaataatactaaaataacactggtgccatttaaatttaaaacagaaatacaatttttttttttttttaatctaatttgaacaaaacaaaaactaaaacatatgACACAAGAACAAGgctaaaacacaacaaattaaaacaaattagactaaaattaaattgaaaactgaaaaatataaaaaagctaattaaatattaataaatattataattgtatataaataacactggtgcaatctaaatttaaaacagaaataaaatcaattaaatctattgaagtgtttaaaaaacaaaagaaaattactaaaactattaaaaagaaaactgaaaatattgataaacattataatagtaaataaatgataCTAAAGTGACACCTAGTGCCATCTAAGTGTAAAagagaaattataaataaaaaaactgacaaaatccATACCAagagtaaaaacagaaaacataaaattatattttttttataataaaactgtaaatattaataaaaataataatataaataatactaaaataactgcctttctttctttttaaatgtgtctATCTTGTGCTTGTATGTATACCCAGAGTCTGAATGGCGTGTGGGTGAACGGGAGCCGAATACCGCCTGGAAGCCCCTGTTTACTGAAGCAGGATGACTCTGTGCGGCTCGGCGTCCCTCTCGACGGCAACCCCGTGGAGTTCGACTACATCCTCGTCCAGAAGAACTTCAGTGAGGTCAAATCCTTCCTATCTGGGAGTCCAAGCAAAGAATCTGGTGCCGCTTCCTTTGGCCAAAAACTGAAAAACTCAAAGCGTAAGTTCGATGGAGACGAGGCGGAGCCGTGTCCCACGCAGCACTCCAAATCCAAGCTGTACCGCAGCTCCGGCCCGGATAAGTCACGTGCGCAGCCGTGTCCGTCCGGGGAACGCCGGGAACCGGATAAATTTTCCTCTAAACCCCTGGAGGAGGACAGATGCGGGGATAAAGCGGGAAGCAGCTCGAGCGGCGGCAGTGACCGCAGTCAGCAGCTGGTGAGCGTGCACCGCTACAACAGGAACATGATGGTCCTGAAGGGCCGCGTGGGCCACACGCAGAAGCGCGCGGCGGAGCTGGAGCTGCAGCAGCATCAGACGCCGGAGCGAGAGCGGGAGATGCAGGATCTGCAGGCGCAGCTGGAGCTGCTGCGGGGTCAGCTGAGGTCACAGCAGGAGCAGGCGCTCAGACGCATGGAGACCCTGGAGAAATCCTTCTGTGAGGAGGAGCGCCGCCTGGAGGTGAGGTCATGGTTTTTGAGGGCGGGGTTTGTATGTAGTGAATGGCTTATTgtatagtaaagtgtccatcatatGCACAATTCAAATCTTGTTTTATGAATAACGTGAATTTGGACGTTCTGTTCttcacctactatatagtatgcaaGTATTCAGCTTCCCCTACAGTCAAAGTGTACAGATGACCAGTGTTCTTAGATTTAACTGAATCATTTTCATCAAAAAtccttttcattatttgaaattaggctaaaataaaatattagatggaaaacgtATGTAATATTGgttgagttttaaaaaaatgaacatttgaaatgttgccttggcaactgaaattaaaatttgaagttctaaaattactaaaactaaaattaaaaaaaatgaagctaatttttatagaattatattttatggaatgtttgtattttttatagaaCTAAAgactaaaatagaataaaatgacttaaaccacaaataaaaggaaactgaaaatatgaaaatggaagctgtttcaaaatattaataaatactgtaatagaatATAAGTAATATTGAATCTATATACAATGGCAGGTGAGGTATGGATGAGGatgtttacttatatttatttatcgaATATATCTAGTTCCCATTACTCTTTCCCATTTGCAGTCCGTgatcatcaaaaaatatttttgttatttgaaattaagtttaaaaagtataatttaaatgaaaaactttaaaaacaaggaatgttgccttggcaactagctgaaacaaGTTTAAATTGAAGtgcacaaattaataaaactgtaaaataaataaaagctaagtggtaatttaacaaataataaaatgataaacaacaacatttctaaaaagaactaaaatgaaactgaatatataaaaataaaagctagttcaaaatattagtaaatattataataatctaaaCATCACATGAATTTCAGAGCCGTATCTCAATCATTGTGGCAAGGTTCGGATCAGCATATTtaccatattaatatataataaagcatAAGCTGTAGCTGAAATGTCTTGCTTATCAAAGTTATATGATCTGCTGCAAACTTCACTTGATTTTTCTAAAAGCTCCTGGATcatctaaatacatttcttttggCTAGAGCCATGATTTAAAAGATCGTAAAGATGATgctcatatttattatttcatcattattatttcatttataatgagAGACTGAGGGTCATAATATAAAGCTGTGATAATGTCATCTGTGTGTTTACACAAATATGTTGTTTTCccaaactgaaaaagcacaacaGAACGAGGACGGCTTGAAAAAGCAACTTGTGGAGGCGTTAAAagaggtaagaaaaataaacagcacaCC
This portion of the Cyprinus carpio isolate SPL01 chromosome A20, ASM1834038v1, whole genome shotgun sequence genome encodes:
- the LOC109071983 gene encoding E3 ubiquitin-protein ligase rnf8 isoform X2; translation: MMEKTEEPPSLNTEEEGSEKDRIWCLQRVGRDRDWLRLFEDSEVSVGRGLNVTHQILSTSCPLMISRIHCVFKKNHDGQWTVTDNKSLNGVWVNGSRIPPGSPCLLKQDDSVRLGVPLDGNPVEFDYILVQKNFSEVKSFLSGSPSKESGAASFGQKLKNSKRKFDGDEAEPCPTQHSKSKLYRSSGPDKSRAQPCPSGERREPDKFSSKPLEEDRCGDKAGSSSSGGSDRSQQLVSVHRYNRNMMVLKGRVGHTQKRAAELELQQHQTPEREREMQDLQAQLELLRGQLRSQQEQALRRMETLEKSFCEEERRLETEKAQQNEDGLKKQLVEALKEHRKVIEELKHAREGFKEVLQAKDKELEVTKEEKEKAKAQKEEVVTQMTEVLESELQCSICSELFIEAVTLNCAHSFCQHCIREWRNRKDKCPMCWQTITSQTRSLVLDNCIDRMVENLSADMRERRLALINERKGERSESKRLSSSRGNK